The Chryseolinea soli genome contains a region encoding:
- a CDS encoding amidohydrolase yields MHRLFFLLALAIAGGALQAQTKASQKILFNGKIFTANPNQPVAEAVALSGDKIIAVGSMVDVQKALKGETTQIDLQGKFLLPGLIDSHNHALSGGKSLSAANVGDVWLATLQLAAYAENILKTRKGMRGDVILIEGMHSATWAHLNELDALFNGDGYRKQPVVLRGSDGHTAWVNRVMLQRAGVNRAFITSLNESERPFFGVDEKGEPTGRISEDGFNTIRKVLPASAVDAYEAARAGVQHLNSLGITAWLDPATGSTGNGAQNSDLQLYEKLSLKKNLTAHVAATVVADGDGDIQKQIDVLKALQMHFNTVKDLSVLGFKIFADGVLEYPTQTAAVSIPYKNSGRQGSLMFEPGKFKNFVAKADQQQLLVHVHAIGDRAVTEALNAFAYARAANGNNRLSHFITHLQLVVPSDFKRFAALNVLASYQLLWATADTYTVELVKPYIDSTLFAVHYPAKSMLDQGAVIAGASDWPVSSANPFEAIYVAETRLGKLGVLNPRESMPRAEMLKAYTINAAKVLWNTTIGSIEPGKQADLVLVDRDVLTVSAEDVKTTQVLWTMFGGEIVYKK; encoded by the coding sequence ATGCACAGACTTTTCTTTCTCTTGGCTCTGGCGATTGCCGGAGGCGCACTGCAAGCTCAGACAAAGGCATCGCAGAAGATCCTGTTCAATGGCAAGATCTTTACAGCCAACCCCAACCAGCCCGTTGCAGAAGCGGTAGCCCTTTCGGGCGATAAGATCATCGCGGTGGGATCGATGGTCGATGTTCAAAAAGCACTGAAAGGAGAGACCACCCAAATCGATCTGCAAGGAAAATTTCTCTTGCCGGGTTTGATCGACAGTCATAACCACGCCCTCAGTGGCGGCAAAAGCCTCAGTGCTGCCAACGTCGGCGACGTATGGTTGGCCACACTTCAATTGGCTGCCTATGCGGAAAACATTTTGAAGACACGCAAAGGCATGCGGGGTGATGTCATCCTAATAGAAGGCATGCATAGCGCCACGTGGGCGCACCTCAATGAGCTTGATGCACTCTTCAACGGCGATGGCTATCGCAAGCAACCTGTCGTGCTCCGGGGCTCGGATGGGCACACGGCGTGGGTGAACCGGGTGATGCTTCAACGTGCCGGTGTGAACCGCGCCTTCATCACATCTCTGAATGAAAGTGAGCGTCCTTTTTTTGGTGTCGATGAGAAAGGCGAACCCACCGGACGCATCTCCGAAGACGGCTTCAACACCATTCGAAAAGTTTTGCCTGCCAGCGCCGTTGATGCTTACGAAGCAGCCCGGGCTGGCGTTCAGCACTTGAACAGTCTCGGCATTACCGCCTGGCTCGATCCTGCCACCGGCTCCACCGGCAACGGTGCACAAAACAGCGACTTGCAACTTTATGAAAAGCTTTCCTTAAAAAAGAACCTCACCGCACACGTAGCAGCTACAGTGGTAGCCGATGGCGACGGTGACATTCAAAAACAAATAGATGTCCTGAAGGCGCTTCAAATGCATTTCAACACCGTGAAGGATTTGTCGGTGCTTGGTTTCAAGATCTTTGCCGACGGCGTGTTGGAATATCCCACGCAAACGGCAGCGGTCTCTATTCCTTATAAAAACTCAGGACGACAAGGATCGCTCATGTTCGAGCCGGGCAAGTTCAAAAACTTTGTCGCCAAAGCGGATCAACAACAACTGTTGGTACACGTCCATGCTATAGGCGACCGGGCGGTGACCGAAGCCTTAAACGCTTTCGCGTATGCCCGTGCGGCCAATGGCAACAACAGGCTTTCTCATTTCATTACGCATCTTCAACTGGTGGTGCCCTCCGACTTCAAACGGTTCGCGGCGCTGAATGTCCTGGCCAGCTATCAACTCCTTTGGGCAACGGCCGACACGTATACGGTTGAATTGGTAAAGCCTTACATCGACTCCACACTATTCGCCGTTCACTATCCCGCCAAATCCATGCTCGATCAGGGTGCCGTCATTGCGGGTGCCAGCGATTGGCCGGTGAGTTCGGCGAATCCTTTTGAAGCGATATACGTGGCCGAAACGCGCCTGGGAAAGTTGGGTGTTCTGAACCCTCGCGAAAGCATGCCCCGCGCAGAAATGCTGAAAGCCTACACCATCAACGCCGCCAAGGTGTTGTGGAACACCACCATCGGGTCTATTGAACCGGGAAAACAAGCCGACCTGGTTTTGGTTGACCGGGATGTGCTCACGGTTTCTGCTGAGGACGTAAAAACCACGCAGGTGCTGTGGACGATGTTTGGGGGAGAAATCGTGTATAAGAAGTAA
- a CDS encoding vWA domain-containing protein, with product MKRFIVSFYVMIIVMLMFSCERQGSAVQELRRDSADLEEQQLQSSTEEYRAIVENSFQDALKNPLSTFSIDVDVASYSNVRRFINNGQRPPKDAVRLEEMINYFDYDYDQPEGDDPFAVVTEISIAPWNAKHKLVHVGLQGKKIATDNLPPSNLVFLIDVSGSMDEPNKLPLLKTSFKMLVGQLREQDHVAIVVYAGAAGLVLEPTSGANKKTIIAALDNLQAGGSTAGGAGIQLAYDIAKKHFKTGGNNRVILATDGDFNIGESSDASMERLIEEKRKDGVFLTALGFGMGNYKDSKMETLSDKGNGNYAYIDNIIEARKVLVNEFGGTLFTIAKDVKLQLEFNPAKVKAYRLIGYENRMLKSEDFNNDKKDAGELGSGHTVTALYEIIPVGVESEFYKIDDLKYQTMQVNPSANTSEELLTIKLRYKKPDEDVSKLIVHPLVDDNTPLAKTTDNFRWSASVASFGMLLRESEYANHFTYDQVVKMAQSARGEDTEGYRVEFINMVKAFESMASGL from the coding sequence ATGAAACGCTTCATTGTGTCTTTTTATGTGATGATTATAGTTATGTTGATGTTTTCATGTGAACGGCAAGGGTCTGCAGTCCAGGAATTGCGCAGGGATTCGGCAGACCTCGAGGAACAACAACTTCAATCGAGCACCGAAGAATACCGCGCCATAGTTGAAAATAGTTTCCAAGATGCATTGAAGAATCCTCTGTCTACGTTTTCTATCGATGTGGACGTTGCTTCCTACAGCAATGTGCGTCGCTTCATCAACAACGGTCAACGTCCTCCCAAAGACGCCGTGCGTCTCGAAGAGATGATCAACTATTTTGACTACGATTATGATCAACCAGAAGGCGACGACCCCTTTGCCGTGGTCACCGAAATATCGATCGCACCCTGGAATGCCAAACACAAACTGGTGCACGTCGGCCTGCAAGGAAAGAAAATCGCGACCGACAATCTGCCGCCTTCCAATCTCGTGTTCCTCATCGACGTGTCGGGCTCTATGGACGAACCCAACAAGCTTCCGTTGCTGAAAACGTCTTTCAAAATGTTGGTGGGACAATTGCGCGAACAAGATCACGTAGCCATCGTGGTGTATGCCGGTGCAGCCGGATTGGTATTGGAACCCACCTCGGGCGCCAACAAGAAAACGATCATCGCAGCCCTCGACAATCTCCAGGCCGGTGGCTCAACAGCGGGCGGTGCCGGCATCCAATTGGCCTATGACATTGCAAAAAAACATTTCAAGACCGGCGGCAACAACCGCGTGATCCTCGCCACCGATGGTGACTTTAACATTGGCGAATCCAGCGATGCTTCTATGGAGCGTTTGATCGAAGAGAAAAGAAAAGACGGCGTGTTCCTCACGGCACTGGGCTTTGGCATGGGCAACTACAAAGACTCCAAAATGGAGACCCTGTCTGACAAAGGCAATGGCAACTATGCCTACATCGACAACATCATCGAAGCGCGCAAGGTGCTCGTGAATGAATTCGGTGGCACGTTGTTCACCATTGCTAAAGATGTGAAACTGCAACTGGAGTTCAACCCCGCGAAAGTGAAAGCCTATCGCCTCATCGGCTACGAGAACCGGATGCTGAAAAGCGAAGACTTCAACAACGATAAAAAGGACGCCGGCGAATTGGGCTCGGGCCACACCGTCACCGCCTTGTATGAGATCATCCCCGTGGGCGTGGAGAGCGAGTTCTACAAAATAGACGACCTAAAATACCAGACCATGCAAGTAAACCCATCAGCCAACACTTCCGAAGAATTGCTAACGATCAAACTGCGTTATAAAAAGCCCGACGAAGATGTGAGCAAGCTCATCGTGCACCCCTTGGTAGACGACAACACGCCACTGGCAAAGACCACCGACAATTTCCGCTGGTCGGCTTCTGTTGCTTCCTTCGGCATGTTGTTGCGCGAGTCGGAATATGCCAATCATTTCACATACGACCAAGTGGTAAAAATGGCACAGAGTGCCAGGGGCGAGGACACAGAAGGGTACCGTGTCGAGTTTATCAACATGGTGAAAGCCTTCGAGTCAATGGCAAGTGGGCTTTAA
- a CDS encoding RNA polymerase sigma factor, giving the protein MAYYFDELIVSEIRKKNEGVLRELYKTHYAMIVNLVCTNSGTEQEAKDIYQEAVLAFYERAQQANFILTCKIKTYLYAVCRRLWLKQLQAKKRFQGTLEETESFPGADEEALNAEEKEKQFADMKTALEGLGEPCRSIIEDFYIHDLSMETIREKFGYTNADNAKNQKYKCLQRLKKLFFDAYKDH; this is encoded by the coding sequence GTGGCCTATTATTTCGACGAGCTGATTGTTTCAGAGATCCGGAAGAAGAACGAGGGGGTGCTCCGGGAGCTTTATAAGACCCATTACGCGATGATCGTGAACCTGGTCTGCACCAACAGCGGCACCGAACAAGAAGCCAAAGACATTTACCAGGAGGCCGTGCTCGCTTTTTATGAGCGGGCACAGCAAGCGAATTTTATTCTGACCTGCAAGATCAAGACCTATCTCTACGCTGTGTGCAGAAGGCTGTGGCTCAAGCAATTACAGGCCAAAAAGCGCTTTCAGGGCACCCTTGAAGAGACGGAATCGTTCCCGGGGGCCGATGAGGAGGCGCTCAACGCAGAAGAGAAGGAAAAACAGTTTGCGGACATGAAAACTGCGCTGGAGGGGCTTGGAGAACCCTGCCGCAGCATTATCGAGGATTTCTACATACACGACCTTTCCATGGAAACCATCCGCGAAAAGTTCGGGTATACCAATGCCGACAATGCGAAAAATCAGAAGTACAAGTGCCTGCAACGCTTGAAGAAATTGTTTTTTGACGCCTATAAAGACCACTGA
- a CDS encoding trypsin-like peptidase domain-containing protein, producing the protein MNTEQDLLDRYAKGTLSAQETAALEERMKQDPAFREQVEKHLSLINALRFYGERSRLLKTLDDAHQEIETPVKVVPLARPVGWKRYWMTAVAASVALISILGTLFMTRSLDTKQTAIYKELRRNVEQIKKSQKLMMEDMAEVKEKPKPSPEAYAGTGFLISSNGYVATSYHVIKESDSVIIENARFGRLKATIIHNDPANDVSILKIEQKLDDLAQPLPYTLSMTEANLAEDVYTLGYPREDIVFGEGSVSALTGFKQNPNAYQVSVPVNPGNSGGPLLNAKGDLVGVISGIETGTMGAAFAIKSTVLMDVIGQVTVDSVALPLTLPKQNTMKNSTRVQQVKRWKDFVFMVRVYKN; encoded by the coding sequence ATGAACACCGAACAAGATCTGCTGGACCGCTACGCCAAAGGCACCCTTTCCGCCCAGGAAACGGCCGCCCTGGAAGAGCGGATGAAGCAGGACCCCGCCTTCCGGGAACAGGTGGAAAAACACCTCTCCCTGATCAATGCCCTTCGATTTTACGGCGAACGCTCCCGCCTTCTCAAAACGCTGGATGACGCCCACCAGGAAATAGAAACGCCTGTAAAGGTCGTGCCCTTGGCCCGTCCCGTCGGTTGGAAACGCTATTGGATGACCGCCGTGGCCGCCTCCGTGGCCCTGATCAGTATTTTGGGAACACTGTTCATGACCCGCTCGCTGGATACCAAGCAAACCGCCATCTATAAGGAATTGCGACGGAATGTAGAGCAAATCAAAAAATCACAAAAGCTCATGATGGAAGACATGGCCGAAGTGAAAGAGAAACCCAAGCCCTCACCCGAGGCCTACGCCGGCACAGGTTTCCTCATTTCTTCGAACGGCTATGTGGCCACCAGCTATCATGTGATCAAAGAATCGGACTCCGTTATAATAGAGAACGCCAGATTTGGACGCCTCAAGGCTACCATCATTCACAACGACCCGGCGAATGATGTTTCCATTCTGAAGATCGAACAAAAGCTCGACGACCTGGCACAACCACTTCCCTACACGCTGTCGATGACCGAAGCCAATCTGGCCGAAGATGTCTACACCCTCGGCTATCCGCGCGAGGACATTGTGTTTGGCGAGGGCTCCGTGAGTGCACTGACGGGCTTCAAACAAAACCCCAATGCCTACCAGGTGTCGGTGCCAGTAAATCCCGGTAACAGCGGCGGCCCGTTGTTGAACGCGAAAGGCGACCTGGTGGGAGTGATCAGCGGCATTGAGACCGGAACTATGGGCGCTGCGTTTGCCATCAAATCCACCGTACTCATGGACGTGATCGGCCAGGTAACGGTCGACAGCGTGGCGTTGCCGTTAACACTGCCCAAGCAGAACACCATGAAGAACAGCACACGCGTGCAGCAGGTGAAGCGTTGGAAAGACTTTGTGTTCATGGTGCGCGTATACAAGAATTAG
- a CDS encoding RtcB family protein, translating to MKGIPFPSDVIRSLALNIMNRHFKHTPIEEKINQITDVLEHPENYRHHELLGIIALKLLSKEVTEPLYEAFDLDESPKPFEVFGHKHIERNALQQMEVAMRLPIAVKGAVMPDAHQGFGLPIGGVLATENAVIPYGVGMDIGCRMALTILDLPGSYVVHHDYVLKKALGDYTHFGNDGGLDFRQEHEILDHPGFQDTELLRKLHGKAVRQLGTSGSGNHFVEFGTVQLDAENTLGIPGGVYAALLSHSGSRSLGANIAQHYTHVAMAKCKLPGAAKSLAWLTLDSDEGQAYWHAMQLAGDYAKACHDQIHRNLCRALGFQTLATVENHHNFAWKELDEDGRELVVHRKGATPAREGVYGIIPGSMLSPGYIVRGRGNTLSINSAAHGAGRKMSRQKAKESITMSSLKKMLQAEKITLVGGSPEEAPGAYKDIDTIMKSQGTLVSIEGKFYPRVVRMAKD from the coding sequence ATGAAGGGCATACCTTTTCCCTCGGATGTGATCAGAAGCCTGGCGCTAAACATTATGAATCGCCACTTCAAACACACACCGATCGAGGAAAAAATAAATCAGATTACCGATGTGCTGGAGCATCCGGAGAACTATCGTCATCACGAGCTGCTCGGCATCATCGCATTAAAACTTTTGTCGAAAGAAGTCACCGAGCCTTTGTATGAGGCTTTCGATCTGGACGAGTCGCCAAAACCTTTCGAGGTCTTTGGTCACAAACACATCGAACGCAATGCGCTGCAGCAAATGGAGGTCGCCATGCGCTTGCCGATAGCCGTGAAAGGCGCGGTCATGCCCGATGCACATCAGGGCTTCGGCCTGCCCATCGGTGGGGTGTTGGCCACCGAAAACGCGGTGATCCCCTATGGCGTGGGCATGGACATCGGGTGCCGCATGGCACTGACCATCCTCGACCTGCCGGGAAGCTACGTGGTGCACCACGACTACGTTTTGAAAAAAGCGTTGGGCGACTACACGCATTTCGGCAACGACGGAGGACTTGACTTCCGACAGGAGCACGAGATCCTTGATCACCCGGGTTTTCAAGACACCGAACTGTTGCGAAAGCTGCATGGTAAAGCCGTACGTCAGTTGGGAACGTCAGGCTCCGGGAATCACTTCGTAGAGTTCGGCACGGTCCAACTCGATGCGGAAAATACGCTTGGCATTCCAGGGGGTGTATATGCTGCCTTGCTTTCGCATTCGGGCTCGCGAAGCCTCGGTGCCAACATCGCGCAACATTACACGCACGTGGCCATGGCCAAATGCAAATTGCCGGGAGCAGCAAAAAGCCTGGCGTGGCTCACACTGGACAGCGACGAAGGACAAGCGTACTGGCACGCCATGCAACTGGCCGGCGACTATGCCAAGGCATGTCACGATCAGATCCATCGCAACCTGTGTCGCGCACTGGGTTTTCAAACCCTTGCCACTGTGGAAAATCATCACAACTTCGCATGGAAAGAGTTGGATGAGGATGGACGCGAACTGGTCGTGCACCGAAAGGGAGCAACGCCTGCACGAGAAGGCGTGTATGGCATCATTCCCGGAAGCATGCTGTCGCCAGGATATATTGTTCGCGGCCGCGGCAACACGCTGTCCATAAATTCTGCGGCACATGGCGCGGGGCGTAAGATGTCCCGTCAGAAAGCGAAAGAGTCCATCACGATGAGCAGCTTGAAAAAAATGTTGCAGGCAGAGAAGATCACGCTCGTCGGTGGAAGTCCGGAAGAAGCACCGGGTGCGTATAAAGACATCGACACGATCATGAAGAGTCAAGGCACCTTGGTTTCCATCGAAGGAAAATTCTATCCCCGTGTGGTGCGGATGGCAAAAGACTAA
- a CDS encoding PrsW family intramembrane metalloprotease yields MVYFLILLIGGAYLGWRFNALSNKKIFFRSPLFLALMSSVTLLVCAAAIVNVFFKDPPTEVSLADDVVARSTLGDTTWLGLVQQSPEFHYRRIHYLSRDGKDLDALQKKYEQLSQSRDSVASAIGHFGLGAIYLKKEDREKATFHLYRIQRDDFPYVHFCRGVLYMDGGEPRLAEEQFERELHIKGGNFSGAFSYLLKQYEEHKNFSMLKELLKYDPSPELFPDGLRRRLHWETGDFAAYVTSLLQSIGHMVNAPGFVAALLISAMWLSYIGYLRVFRQRNDLLIMLCLFCGGMISTLAVLSFSDFRELYFPWEMDNTFWNDLLYTVFMIGVPEELVKFFPFLLFMMLTPRLKEPIDFIVYASASALGFAFVENVLYFQNLSAGIIHGRAYLSVIGHMIAASIVVYGFVVSRFQLKHISAWISVPVSFMIGAAVHGLYDFLLMHDHYILFVVYFIFMVQVWIIILNNCLNNSPFFTYGKVNLLEKSKYVALGLTFIFAFEYVLVAFMRGPEKANYEFYSSLPFAAMSIIFFASNLSSFNVVRGYWRDIYFSSREKRGYGTLQRGTLLTSWYFVNSIRAHNYVGLKINLSNDPYNHRLAEILDGEYEGDIVSRIVLKDHDDLDPNWFVVKFSRQLPFEGHHPHYALVKLRNQNDSLLYEDDVQIFFKSISDLNQLKSNFPRKEQFPFHGWAYMALHAT; encoded by the coding sequence ATGGTTTACTTTTTGATCTTGTTGATTGGCGGTGCGTATTTAGGATGGCGTTTCAACGCGCTCTCAAACAAAAAAATATTTTTTCGCTCGCCGTTGTTCCTCGCATTGATGAGCAGCGTGACACTCCTGGTGTGCGCAGCGGCGATCGTAAATGTTTTCTTTAAAGATCCCCCAACCGAAGTTTCCCTCGCGGACGATGTCGTTGCCCGGTCGACACTGGGTGACACCACCTGGCTCGGGTTGGTACAACAATCTCCTGAATTTCATTACCGCCGTATTCATTACCTCTCGCGAGACGGCAAGGATCTGGATGCGTTGCAAAAAAAATATGAGCAACTTTCCCAAAGCAGGGACAGTGTGGCTTCCGCAATCGGCCATTTCGGTTTGGGCGCTATCTATTTAAAGAAGGAGGATCGGGAGAAAGCAACGTTTCACTTGTATCGCATTCAACGGGACGATTTCCCCTATGTCCATTTTTGCCGTGGGGTGCTCTACATGGATGGGGGAGAACCGCGACTGGCCGAAGAGCAATTTGAACGCGAGCTTCATATAAAGGGTGGCAATTTCAGTGGAGCATTTTCCTATCTCCTGAAACAATATGAAGAGCACAAGAATTTCTCGATGCTAAAGGAATTGCTCAAATACGACCCTTCGCCCGAACTATTTCCAGACGGACTGCGTCGGCGGTTGCATTGGGAGACGGGTGATTTTGCAGCGTATGTTACCTCGCTGCTGCAATCCATTGGCCATATGGTCAACGCGCCGGGCTTTGTTGCCGCCTTGCTCATTTCGGCTATGTGGTTGAGCTACATTGGTTATTTGAGAGTGTTCCGCCAGCGAAATGATCTGCTGATCATGCTGTGCCTTTTTTGTGGCGGAATGATCTCCACCTTGGCGGTTCTTTCCTTTAGCGATTTTCGGGAGTTGTATTTTCCGTGGGAAATGGACAACACCTTTTGGAACGATTTGCTCTATACCGTTTTTATGATCGGCGTACCGGAGGAACTTGTGAAATTTTTTCCCTTTCTGCTGTTCATGATGTTGACACCACGTCTAAAGGAGCCGATCGACTTTATTGTCTATGCTTCTGCCAGCGCGTTGGGGTTTGCCTTTGTCGAGAACGTGCTCTACTTTCAGAATTTGTCGGCGGGTATTATTCATGGAAGGGCCTATTTGTCGGTTATCGGCCACATGATTGCTGCATCCATCGTTGTCTATGGCTTTGTGGTAAGCCGGTTTCAACTCAAGCACATCAGCGCGTGGATCTCCGTGCCTGTCAGTTTCATGATCGGAGCAGCGGTACATGGTTTGTACGATTTCCTGCTCATGCACGATCATTACATTCTTTTCGTGGTGTACTTCATCTTCATGGTACAGGTGTGGATCATTATTCTTAACAATTGCCTGAATAATTCTCCCTTCTTTACCTATGGCAAAGTGAATCTTTTGGAGAAATCTAAATATGTGGCATTGGGTCTCACTTTTATTTTTGCGTTTGAGTATGTACTGGTGGCTTTCATGCGCGGGCCGGAAAAAGCGAACTATGAATTTTACTCCAGCTTGCCGTTCGCCGCGATGAGCATTATTTTCTTTGCCTCCAACCTCAGCAGTTTCAACGTGGTGAGAGGCTACTGGCGCGACATTTATTTCAGCAGCCGCGAGAAGCGTGGGTACGGCACGTTGCAACGCGGCACACTGCTGACCAGCTGGTATTTCGTTAATTCCATACGCGCACATAATTATGTGGGGCTGAAGATCAACCTTAGCAACGATCCTTATAATCACCGCCTGGCCGAAATACTCGATGGCGAGTATGAGGGTGACATCGTGAGCCGCATTGTTCTAAAGGACCACGACGATCTCGATCCGAACTGGTTTGTAGTAAAATTTTCAAGACAACTTCCCTTCGAGGGTCATCACCCGCACTACGCACTCGTCAAACTGCGAAACCAAAACGATTCGTTGTTATACGAAGACGACGTGCAGATCTTCTTCAAGTCCATTTCCGACTTGAATCAACTAAAATCAAATTTCCCTCGAAAGGAACAATTTCCGTTTCACGGGTGGGCATACATGGCGTTGCATGCGACTTGA
- a CDS encoding WYL domain-containing protein produces the protein MPVNRNALIRFRTIDACLKNRQRRWTLEDLIDACSETLYEYEGIDKGVSRRTVQMDIQLMRSDKLGYNAPIVVLEKKFYTYEDPEYSITNIPLTDQDLGKLTEVVEILRQFKGFSHFQELSGMVQRLENKIDAAKTNQEPVIDFEKNENLKGLEHIDALYQTILKKRPVELCYQSFKARSANTFVFHPYCLKEYRNRWFVLGVKKRNTPILNLALDRIVSIGECPAKYAPATDFNISSFFHDVVGVSVNQDGKTEKVLLHADHETAPYIATKPIHHSQNVEERLTTGVVFSLQVQLNFELEREILGFGNRIKILAPEKLKRRIRDILGEALDQYQFEFNRGSLQNQINKLIYKGSSVLHHVFRKRDVNAISAKLHMYLKSRPAEDAYAVRNLLQELPELKPLLFNTNLTAILKEINPDLFLTKAIYFDKTPESNWYVTWHQDIVIHVKEKIETEGFTAWTKKNGEHDVCPPEQILKDTVTVRIHLDDADESNGALKIVPGSHQKKLSDDAIALITQNSIPHVCEAKACSIHLMKPLVLHASSKATSPKHRRVIHLEFNAQELPNGLEWAERLAISAPQA, from the coding sequence ATGCCGGTTAACCGCAACGCCCTTATCCGTTTTCGCACCATCGATGCCTGTCTTAAAAATCGCCAACGGCGTTGGACGCTGGAGGATTTGATCGACGCATGCTCCGAGACGCTCTATGAATATGAGGGCATCGACAAGGGCGTGAGCCGGCGCACCGTGCAGATGGACATCCAACTCATGCGCAGCGACAAGCTGGGATACAATGCGCCGATCGTGGTGTTGGAAAAAAAATTCTACACCTATGAAGACCCCGAATATTCCATCACCAACATCCCGCTGACCGACCAGGACCTGGGCAAATTAACGGAGGTGGTGGAGATCCTCCGGCAGTTCAAAGGCTTCAGCCACTTCCAGGAACTGAGCGGCATGGTGCAGCGCCTGGAAAACAAGATCGATGCTGCAAAGACCAATCAGGAACCGGTTATTGACTTTGAAAAGAATGAAAACCTGAAGGGACTGGAGCATATCGATGCGTTGTATCAGACGATCCTTAAAAAGCGTCCGGTAGAACTTTGTTATCAATCGTTCAAGGCGCGCAGTGCGAACACCTTTGTTTTTCACCCCTATTGCTTGAAAGAATACCGCAACCGTTGGTTTGTACTTGGGGTGAAAAAGCGAAACACGCCCATCCTAAACCTGGCCCTCGATCGCATCGTGAGCATCGGCGAGTGCCCGGCGAAATATGCGCCGGCGACCGATTTCAACATCTCCAGTTTCTTCCATGACGTGGTGGGTGTTTCGGTGAACCAGGACGGCAAGACCGAAAAGGTGCTCTTGCATGCCGACCATGAAACGGCTCCCTACATTGCGACCAAACCCATCCATCATTCACAGAACGTGGAGGAGAGGCTTACTACGGGTGTCGTATTTTCCTTGCAGGTACAACTCAATTTTGAATTGGAGCGAGAGATCCTCGGCTTTGGCAACCGCATAAAAATTCTGGCGCCCGAAAAACTGAAGCGACGGATCCGCGACATCTTGGGGGAGGCGTTGGATCAATATCAGTTCGAGTTCAACCGGGGATCGCTGCAAAATCAGATCAACAAACTGATCTACAAAGGATCGTCCGTGTTGCATCACGTGTTTAGGAAGCGGGACGTGAATGCCATCAGCGCGAAACTACACATGTATCTGAAAAGCCGGCCGGCGGAGGATGCTTACGCTGTTCGAAATCTTTTGCAGGAACTGCCCGAATTGAAACCGTTGCTATTCAATACGAATCTTACGGCGATCTTAAAGGAAATAAACCCGGATCTGTTTCTTACCAAGGCCATTTATTTTGACAAAACTCCGGAATCGAACTGGTATGTCACGTGGCACCAGGATATCGTGATTCATGTCAAGGAAAAAATCGAGACCGAAGGCTTCACAGCCTGGACAAAGAAAAACGGCGAGCACGATGTTTGCCCGCCGGAACAAATTTTGAAAGACACGGTCACCGTGAGGATCCACTTGGACGATGCCGACGAATCGAACGGCGCGCTGAAGATCGTGCCCGGATCGCATCAGAAAAAATTGTCGGACGACGCCATTGCGTTGATCACACAAAACAGCATCCCGCATGTTTGCGAAGCGAAAGCGTGTAGCATTCATTTGATGAAACCCTTGGTGCTGCATGCTTCCTCCAAAGCCACCAGCCCGAAACACCGGAGGGTGATCCACCTGGAATTCAATGCACAGGAATTGCCGAACGGGTTGGAATGGGCTGAGCGCTTAGCGATTTCAGCACCGCAAGCGTAA